The DNA region AAGTACAAACAATATCACTTGTATTtctgaaagtaaaatttttgataATTAAATGGTCTGGATTCTTCATTATTCAAGATTCCGATATGAATtgtagattttttaaatacaatgaTGAAGAATATTCGCGCTAGTAAATTGACaacaaaaaactacattatttgcGACGTTGATTTCGACGTTGTAGATTTTTCGTTAAAAAGAATTTGTAGATTATAATTTCAAATGGTGACAAGAACAAAAAATACTAGAACACCGGGTACAACTATAAAGCCGCATTTTACGTGTGGTACGTCAACATAAGGTCCAACATCCTGTCGCTTTTTTATCAAAAGTGATTCTAAGCAGAACTTAATTTTTACACTTAATTGGCAAGGTTGAATTGCGTATGCATCCTTGTTTACCTGTTAGCACGAAGTGATCAAATTAGTCTGCGGGGGATCCGAAATAAGGCTGCAGTGCGACAACTCTAAACACATAGAGGGAATACGGCGATTATTATGGAGAAACACTGTCTGTTACTAAGCGAAGGTGAAGAGAATACTTTTACGTACACAGAAGTTGTTCAAGAAAATGTACAGTGTATATTCCATGAAAAAAGCGTACGAACTTGTTTACAACTAGGTAGTCCTTGCTGTGCATGCTCAGTTTGTACAAAACAAGTCTTTTATACAGTAACATTTACGCGTAATTAAAATAAATGCAATGCAAACATCGTTAATACGCACTAACTATAATGACGCCACAAGGGCCGACACGCTTGCGTAGTCAAAATCCCGTAAGGGCTATTTAACCTGCCTTCCTTCAAGTTCAGTTATTTTGGTTTGACTCTTTGTCGgcactttgattttttttaacactaacaCAAATTTCGTTGTTGGTCTGTCTCCTCTTGCATATGCGAGATTTCTAAACATACAGTGCAACTTTGGACATATCTGCCACAATCTTTCTTTAACCAAACCACTCTCGCCAAACGTCATCTTACTTTTTCAGTTTTCTTATCTTTTAATAATACGATATCTTCAATACAAAAATTACTTTAGCTGATGTTCCATTTTCGCTTGCTTTACAATGCATTCAAATACTAACTTTTTTCCATATTGTTAAAATTTAACTAGGACGCACTGCGTTCTTTTTCATTGTTTCCGACAATATAAAGACGCAACTTTGAAGATAACGGGGAGGAAGGCAACACTGATTCCGACTTAATGGCAAGTAGTTGACAATAAATTCAGCCTCATTTAaaataatgtcaaaaaatttactCCCTCAAACGAGGATTGCGGTGACTAAAAATGTCTTTTAAGATGGCGCGTACACATCGAATTTGACGTATCTATACCCGGCCCATGTGCGAAAGCGCAGGTGGATATATCTTCCATTCTATCTTATCGCACGCAACACTGCGTAGaacattttttactttctcttGATTCATTTGGTTTACGGCTATGGAGTAACACAACATTCCCGGATTTTATTTCCGTATGAACatttaatatataaaacattGTTATTTTAAACTCGATGAAAACCGCTTTCATTTCGTGAACGGGATATCAGTGAAATATTCTGTTCATCTTGTTATTAAAAACTTAAACGgcggttttattaaaaaaattttaacaggCGCGTCgatataaagtcaaaaataatatGTTCAACTTAAGAAAATAGTAATGCATATGTTCTAATTGAAAatctatttatatatattataatggagcaaattaaattgaaaaGTTTAAGTTTAAGTAAATTTATATCATCTAAGTCTGGAGAAGAATCTTCTTTGAAGTTCGGTCCTGACAAAATAAACTGTTCGGCGTATAGAGGATGTCCGCCTTGGAGAAGTTCTATTGTAGTAGAATTTAACATGAAAGCAAAAATAgagaaaatcattttgtttttaccaaataattattttcttttttcttttaacttcaaacaacgaaaaaaatttttatcttttgacgaaccaaaacaataaatttacagTAAAAACCATTTTTAATCAAGTAGAACCTGAACCTGTTTAACAAACATTTCATAAAACATCAAGATTCTTCACATTTAAACTTGCACCCACTGTGCGGTCAAAAGCTGATAATCAGCAATTTCTGGATGGGTAAAAATCCCAATGCATCTAGCCTCTACGCCACGACAACGTCAAAACAAAGccagaaagatttttgttttttaataaatatatttattatctTGCTAACAATAACCGGATATAAACTAATGTACttctttcaaagaaattatcagCTTCTTGAGCCTTCTCTTTTTCTCATTTTCATATCCACTCTTTCTTTTGAGTTATTATACAAAATTCTTCGAAAGACCCGAATATTATTCCGTTGCGGTTGGAACATAAGAACCCAGACTTTAAATGAAaacatgaaaaacaaaatacaaaagtttATTAACCACGAAAGAACCTGATATTGAATAACTTTCTTGTTTATATCTGTTATGCTTGTATGAAGCAGTGCTGCCATTATCAACACAAAAATCACACTAGATGATGCATACAGTATTTTTGTTCCTTCATTATAATAGGAGGGCAAATTTCGAGCACGAAATGCTTGAACCATGCACGAAGCGGTCAGGAATAGAATATATGCAAATTGACAAATCAGTAGATTGTGATTTGCACAAGTTACTTCGTTTAGCAGTTGTTTtcgatttttcatatttaaaatGCCATGAGgtgaatggtaaagtgctagtATAACAAGGCATCCATAAACAGCTTGAATCGACAGTATCCAAAGATACTgaacattttttgttactaCAGAACGTATTAGCACTCTTTTGCTCTGAAACACGCGAACAAGAAACACTGTCTTGGCAAAAACAATGGCTAGTATTAGGCAAATTAACTGTCCATGTAAAACCATTGTTATAATGCAAGACGTATTGTTGATGTATCCAATTGAAGAAACAGgtgtcaaaaataaaagaaaatgaattGTAAGTTGTGTGAtggataaaaaagtatttgatgAACGAACTAATGGCGTGGTTCTATtcttaacaaaacaaataagaaaaacGAAGCTCAATGCTGCGCCTAAACACACCAAACTGTAAACACCATAAGCTATTGTAGTATTATAAatgatgtatttatttttataggtAAAGCAAAGGGTTCTTTTTCTGTTTGACTCTGTGTTGTGTGGGCAATCTTGGCACGTCTCACTGCCATTCTTCGATTTGATTGTGGTGTCTGCACACTTTACACAAATCCAACAACATCTTTTGTTCACATAAATTGGTTCGTGTCCAGCCAAACATTGTCCATGGCACTTTGAATTAGGTGCTCTCTCGCTATACCCTGCccaaacactttttttaaattcagaAAATCTCAGTCTACCCCATAATGTTAGTACTAATACTACGTAGGTGAAACTAACTTCTCTGGTGGTGTAATCAATTTGTAAAATTTCAATTGACGCAGTGTCCGCATTATTTATGAAACCAAAGCGGATGGGCTTTCTCTGAACTTCTTCAATAATGTAACTGGTTTTTTCTTTGACATTAGTACCAATAATAATCTTCAAATCGAACCTAAAAATGTCGAAAGCAGCAAGTGTATTGTAAAGCGTGACATATGTCCGCTGATCTATCTGTTTCTGCAGTGACTTAAGATATGTTCCATTACCACTTTCCAACACATTAGCGTTTGCATATTTTCTCCATTTGTTGATCACATTTGTTTTTTCTAGCTTccaaaaatagttaaaaaagctatttatttttttattgcgacTTTTTTTCACGTGTATCATTCCCTGTACTACTAATGGTTCAAAGGTTTGAAAAAAAGATGAAGGTAGATTTGAAATTGCAGGACTTGCTAACCAAGTCCTGTTATATATGAAATACCTGTCGGCCAATTGCAGGAAACTGATAGTATCAGCAGTTAACCATAATAGTACCACGTCAATGTAAGCATTGCCTTTGAGCCttttgatcatgtccacatcaCTCAAAGAAGCGCCATTCgagaagaaaaacgaaaaactgAAGCATATTTCAGCATCATTAAACACATCAATTGCTCTATAATAACCAGCTTCTCCATATGGATTGTTAGAAAAAATAAGCCCAACATGTGTCCACTTCATAAATTTTATCAACTCGAGAAATGTATTCAGAACTTCATAATCTTGCGAATTTAATTTGTAATAGTTTTTGTATAGTTGATCATACGATTTGTACTGATACAATGATATGTAAGGCTTCTTTGATGCTTGTAGAAGATTAACCATTAGTGAAGAAACAGCTTCACTTGCGTTAGCTACTATGATAACCTCATCATTACGGGATGGATAGGATACGCAACAAGTTCCATTACCTTTAGAAGGCAAGTTAACGTGTTGCAATACAGAGTCCAACGCTGATTTAAGTGTACCCTTAGATCCATAGCAAACATCATATATGACATAACCCATGGAAATCATTGTGTCGTTTCTTCCGTGATAGAAAGCATTCATTTCCTTGTTGATAATATTTACTTTGTAATCGATTCCCTCCAAAAGCATCAAGGAGTCGATTTTTAATCCCTTTCCCAAACATAATGACAAATATATTGCCAAATTAATATCTCTTTTTTCAGAAATTGTTCTAAGATTTCCTTTGATTAAGCAAATGAAGGACAATGCAGCAAGGAGATAACTAACAAGGCGCTGAACATTCATATTGTTTGTAACGTAACTCGTTTCTTGACTTCGTAACTTCGTGACCAACAGTTCCAGGACTGAATTTTTACTTTCGACAcgcttattttcttttttaataaaaaatttagtcttTACAATCAATTAATTTtcgttaattaattttatttttgtttttatttctatatttttttatctttataattATGTTACAGGTTATATTATGGTctatatgttaaaaaataaagaaaataaaaaataataaaaaaatagaaaaaggttaacatttcttattaatttaTTCCTTCAATacctttttcttttctaacTTAACAAATGGGGTAAAAAGTATAAGCTATGAAAAGAATATGATTACAAGTAAATAATTAGTTATGAAACTGTACTGTGTATAAGGCACAATTTTTTTCAGACGTGTTCTCGCGAAGATAAAGCTAGTCAGGTTTGCTCAGATCTGGACTGGTTCCAATGGCATCCCTTCACCAAGTAGGAAATACAAATTCTCCCTCCTCCATTTTGCTTGTACTGTCCAGATTTGATCATTAAGCTCAGATTTGATCAGTAACAATAAAACGCAGGTGTACTGCCACCGTATTTAAAGCTAATATAAGCCTTTCGCTCAATTTTGCGAAACGTTTGGTTGTAGACATTGGTAGAATTAATAGAATCCAATTTTTTAATAGGATAAGCTTGACTGAGCGTGATGTTTTTACAATACGTATTTTAGAGTTACAAAAAGCAACCAGGCCCAACTTGGTTCAGTTAGATAGAATAGTTCAGTTGGGTGTAGAAGGGTATACGTCTTTTTAATAGGAGCTGTGAAAACATTGGGCATTCATTGTGATACTTGAGTGTTGCGAAAATgactcaattttttatttttgttaaaagtaaCTCCAGCTGCTTAATCTTGTTTATTGATGAATAACAACTTTAAGGATTCTTTCGtttcgttaaattttttttctttaaaatttaaaatcaaaaagcaAATTCTGGATTTTTGCCAACCTTTTTTTGCATTCCAAACTTCCGGCCATAGAAGATTATTGTAAAAAGGTTGTAATCATGGCAAGGCCATAGGTACACATTGGATAGGTACCCATTGTTTTTTTCTGAACAAGATATAAAATAAAGACTGCTCAAATTGGAATTTACGCATCCATAACATAGTGCTAGGAAAATCAGAATAAGAAATTGgtgtaaatcatttttcaaaaaaaaaatatccataTTTTGCAAGAATCTTTTGCGaattttggtaataaaaataactgcggcaaaattgacaaaactcTCTGGAAATTAATTTCCAGCGAAAACTTCTTTTAGCATCTAATGCTTTAAATCAGCCACGTCTCGTCTCTCTTGTGTTACCGTGACCACATGGAACGTATATTTGTAGAAGACaaccattttaaaaacaaaataatcttTAATCTGGTTCTAACCAAAGCAAGCTAGAGAGTGTTATTTGTATGTTTAAATGGCGTGGATGTATCAAGAGAAGGGGATCATTTTTTGGACAATAATGGAATGTGATAGACGGAAGAAACACAAACGGTGTAGAACCGCCACAACAACAAGAATGATCAGCGCCAAAACAGTCGTTGTCAGGATGAGGTACTGTTCCTATCCAATTTGTTGTTCGCATAAATATCGGTATGCATGATATTTATTTCACTTCGTATTTTAGTCAAAATTGAACACGTGACACTTCTGTGTGTGACTAAAAGTTCTTCagacttttaaaacaaataatttattgGCAACTTATTGGCATCCTATGTAAGTATCCTCATTTCTCGTTGTCTGACAGCCTACACGGTTGTTCTCGTTCTGTTTCGTTTTATTACAGTACCCCTGtattaaattacaaaaaatcacaTAAATGAACTTACCTTCAATTACATGGCCACTTTCTATGAATATGCGAGGGTTGATGAGTCTCTTTTTATGTTTACTTGTTTGCGTTTCGGCAAGAGTGTTCGTCGAAAGATTGTAAACACATGCACTCGTTTGCTTAAACAATGCCTTCGCagcttaatgttaaaaaaagtgcacttctttaaaaagaatgtaGAGAAAATTATTAGTGTCTTTAGAAAGTGTCCATcgcagtaaaaataaaaacagaaaagggCGGTGGGGCGGTAAGGCGGTAGGGAGAGAGGTAAAGGtgttactacaaataaaaacaaagatagagaaaaaagtatttaataaCAAGATAACTTTTCTCTTTCAGAAATTATTCTTGTCTAGAAAAATTTAACCTCATCAAAAATTTAGACGTTCTTCAGATGTACTTAGAACTTTTTTATGAAACGCCACTGTAGAGATTTGAAAGAACAGCGGGAAAATGAAGGTACCAACCACATCACGTCTTTGTATGTGCAATGATATAAAACTCAAATCCATCGATTGAACACACTtcgaataataaaaatataatatttatattaacaaaaatatgtttaaatgaATATTTCTTGACAACAGAAACGTAAATGTTTAGGTGaaagtagataaataagaattACTTTGGGTTTTATTCTTTGCAAATAGACCTATTATACTAATAAACCATGACAATACATACAACATGGGCGCATATACTCATATAGACATGTGTAACCAGTAAATTCATTCActtgaaaataatgaaaaatcgtttttttttttgtttaataaattaTTAGACACGCCTTTCTTTCTTTCATATTGTAGTTgtcttttaaatataattataagaaaataaaaataaaaaataaaacaaaataagaacaaatttagctgattttttttatgtaaaaaatacgACAAATAcaacagaatatttttttaataacaaaaccACCAGTTCTGGTTATAAGACATTTGTGTATACTACTATATACTAAATTTTAACTCGCAAAAATTGATAAATGTATTAAGAAAGGTTAAAttttaacagcaaaacaaaAATACCCAAAGTTGAAGCTAAATTTCCtggttttaataaaaacatgtaTACTGCCATTGGAAAGGATGCTTTCTCTTCTTCTAACGCGTGGCAAAATAATGAACAAGTCAATTATTCTCCAAAAAGAATTCAACTTTAAGGTGTATTTAAATAAGCAATCATCGATTAACTTGAGTCCAAAAGAAACAACTTGAAAGAGTAGAgccataaatttataaattggaAATTGGCGAAGCTTTTTTTATACTTACCATGCACgcacaatgtttacaaaaaacggTTCGCTCAATGGAAATTTAAGTGATACAGTTTCTGTGctaccttaatatttttttgaccGCTGATAAAATTGCTTCACACATGTTCATAAAAAGTGCTTCCCCACGAAAGGGACGGAACAGAGCACCTTGCTTTATCTGCATGTTCAGCAACACGCCTTGTAGTTTCGAGCTATACTGCTGCCCCTATACGGCGGTATTCCTGACAGTTTCATCAATGTATCGTTCTCTACATCCCCTTACAAATCACCATTGATTTATGTGTAATTCTCTCTTTAAGAGGGAATAATGTTTTCTTTTGGTCCAGCCGTTAAGCGTTCCATGCATGGTACAGAGGTTAAATTTGGCAAACTATTTCATTTGCAGATTGCAATAAAAAAACTCCATGAATACCTTTATGGGGAGAATGAGATATACTGTtttgttactgttttttaaaGTAGCAGATTTCCTGATTTGGCCGAGAACAAAAGTTAAATTTGCAGTTAGGTAAAACCTTCAATTCAGTCAAGAAATGTTACTGCAAAACATCAGTTAGATAATTGCAACAAGTTTAAACCGGTTGGTAGCAGACCAGGCATAATCTGTACGGATTGTGTAAGTGCATAAGACATGTGCCGATTCATGCCTTCCTTTTCGACCCATTTTGTCGGCAATAGGTACACCAGCATATTTACTTGCCAAATTGGTGGTATCCAATCTACCTTGTATTAGTACTAATAATTATACAAAAGACTCTTTTCACTTTGCTACGAAATAAATAACCAGGACAGTGGAATATTTACGGCTAGTTTAGATATCACATCATTGTTTACCAACATACCCTGTAGTGAAACTGTTAGTATTTGAAGacttttgaaaacttttaaCCTTAGCCACTCATGAATCTCGTTCCATGTTTAATGATGTTTTTTACCAGCAGGAAGATAAAGTTGCTTTGGATAGTTCATTAGGCCCTACATTGGCCAACACATTTTTATGTCACTTCAAAAAATTGTGGGTTAACAATTATCCACAAGAATATAAATCGATGTTCTACCGCTGATATGTGATgatatatttttctgtttacttTACAAAAACATCTAATGCAATACACGTCACGTTAAATTCACCAATGTAGAACATGACAAATCAATATTATTTCTAGATATTACAGTAACTAGGACAAACGGTAAGTTCATTATATTAATATGCCGCAAACCTACGTTGAGTGGCGTCTATAAGCACTGCAATAGTTTCATTTCAGAAAACTATAATTTGTCAATCGTTTCCACCTTAGCGTATCGTTGTTTCATGATTTGCTCTGATTggtttatatatataagaaaaaaagttatcCGCCATGGTTTGTTGACAAATGTATTTCTTAGTAAAGTTAGCACTGTAAAACTGTTATTTCTTCGGTAGAGAAAGAAGCCTGTTTTACCATTTCTATCATTACTTCTTTACAACTTCGCACGAAACTTATTAAGTCTTTAAGATCCTAACGTAGTAGTAAAAATGTTTGTACAGTGGaatccctctaaagcggacatgGTGCTAAACGGACACCTCTATATAACGGACGCTTTTCCTTGAAACGGACTAATTTCAGGTCACACTCTCACAAAAAAATCTCAATAAGACGAACAGTTATAAGTCGGACTCTTTATAAAACGGACACTTTTTTCGCAGCAAATGGCATTTTTCCCTAAAAAAGCTCTGCGTAGAGCGGACATAAAAAGAACCTATTATTGACGAGGAAAGTCAAAAATGCTGTCT from Hydractinia symbiolongicarpus strain clone_291-10 chromosome 6, HSymV2.1, whole genome shotgun sequence includes:
- the LOC130648248 gene encoding extracellular calcium-sensing receptor-like, whose amino-acid sequence is MNVQRLVSYLLAALSFICLIKGNLRTISEKRDINLAIYLSLCLGKGLKIDSLMLLEGIDYKVNIINKEMNAFYHGRNDTMISMGYVIYDVCYGSKGTLKSALDSVLQHVNLPSKGNGTCCVSYPSRNDEVIIVANASEAVSSLMVNLLQASKKPYISLYQYKSYDQLYKNYYKLNSQDYEVLNTFLELIKFMKWTHVGLIFSNNPYGEAGYYRAIDVFNDAEICFSFSFFFSNGASLSDVDMIKRLKGNAYIDVVLLWLTADTISFLQLADRYFIYNRTWLASPAISNLPSSFFQTFEPLVVQGMIHVKKSRNKKINSFFNYFWKLEKTNVINKWRKYANANVLESGNGTYLKSLQKQIDQRTYVTLYNTLAAFDIFRFDLKIIIGTNVKEKTSYIIEEVQRKPIRFGFINNADTASIEILQIDYTTREVSFTYVVLVLTLWGRLRFSEFKKSVWAGYSERAPNSKCHGQCLAGHEPIYVNKRCCWICVKCADTTIKSKNGSETCQDCPHNTESNRKRTLCFTYKNKYIIYNTTIAYGVYSLVCLGAALSFVFLICFVKNRTTPLVRSSNTFLSITQLTIHFLLFLTPVSSIGYINNTSCIITMVLHGQLICLILAIVFAKTVFLVRVFQSKRVLIRSVVTKNVQYLWILSIQAVYGCLVILALYHSPHGILNMKNRKQLLNEVTCANHNLLICQFAYILFLTASCMVQAFRARNLPSYYNEGTKILYASSSVIFVLIMAALLHTSITDINKKVIQYQVLSWLINFCILFFMFSFKVWVLMFQPQRNNIRVFRRILYNNSKERVDMKMRKREGSRS